In the genome of Bremerella sp. JC817, the window TTGCACCCAAGCTTCGTAGTCATCCGGCTCGTGGGCGATTACCAGAAAGTTCATCCAGGCATGTTGCGTTCCGCAGTATTCCGCACAACGACCCTGATAAACGCCAGGTCCGTTGGCCTCGAGCCAGACATAGTTGGTATGCCCCGGAATCGCGTCCATTTTTCGCGTTAACTGCGCAACCCAGAAGCAATGGATGACATCCGCCGAGCGAAGTTCGACGCGTAGTTTCTTACCGGTGGGGATATGAATCTCGTTGGCCGAGACCACGTCGGTCCCGACATATTCCACTTCCCACCACCATTGATGCCCGGTCACGATCAGATCGACTCGGTCGTCGGAGTGTTCGCCACCTTTGGCATATTGCACCGGCAGGGCGTTGATGGTCAGCATCAATTTGATACTGATCGCGGCGATCCAAAGCACAATGATGACCGGTCCTGCCATCCAGGCGATTTCACGCCGATGACTGCCGAAATCTTGCTTGGGAACGTCTTCGCGGGCACGGAACTTATACAGCGCCACACAGATCAAAACGGCAACAATACCGAAGATACCCGCGCTGATGAAAAGCACCTGCACGAACAGATCACGTATCGACTCTGCCTGCGGGGAAGCAGGGTCGAAAACCGGGAACGTCGACTGCATCGCGTCCATACTCCAAGGTGCATTAGCGACGTAAGGTCCATCGAAACAGCCAAGATTATACGATGAAACCTGAAGCAGCAAAGCGGTTTCGGAGAGATGGCTAAGACTTTGTTGGAGTGTTTTGCAATGCGCGACCGCTCGAAGGCAGCTTGACCTTTAAGGAGCGGATGCTGGGCAGTCTAAAGAAGCTGACAAGCCACTGCGTGTTAGTGAAAGTTTAGCGAAGACGACTTACCAGATGAGATTACGTAGAGAGCCAGACCCCTGGCCGCGCGAACACGACCAGGAGCCTGAATTCTTTTGTGCACGGTTAGAAAGAACCGATCACTTCGCCGTCGTTTCGCTGAGCCAGTCGAATCAGCGTGGTTCCGTCGATCGTTTCCGGTAGAAATTTCACGGCGCCATCCCCCAGCAGAAACTGCACTCCGCCGGGATGATTACTGGCGAAA includes:
- the coxB gene encoding cytochrome c oxidase subunit II translates to MQSTFPVFDPASPQAESIRDLFVQVLFISAGIFGIVAVLICVALYKFRAREDVPKQDFGSHRREIAWMAGPVIIVLWIAAISIKLMLTINALPVQYAKGGEHSDDRVDLIVTGHQWWWEVEYVGTDVVSANEIHIPTGKKLRVELRSADVIHCFWVAQLTRKMDAIPGHTNYVWLEANGPGVYQGRCAEYCGTQHAWMNFLVIAHEPDDYEAWVQRESSEPAPPSNEIAEKGKAVFMDLTCSQCHAISGTPAQEDFAPNLTHLASRRQIGSGVIENSKENLHTWLANPQAIKPGCKMPNFKLSDEQLDQLVAYLETLE